The Candidatus Tanganyikabacteria bacterium genome window below encodes:
- a CDS encoding ATP-binding protein: MPREINLTIPMIPNMEIAATQTAEAVAQFMEFDSEEIDAVKIALIEACINAFEHSRSSEGKVYIKFVMNPGDLKVVIQDFGQGFDPDNMTKSPGWRGNGVKIMRGLMDEVDIQSGPGGTTITMVKARGSRSE, translated from the coding sequence ATGCCCAGGGAAATCAACCTGACCATCCCGATGATCCCCAACATGGAGATTGCGGCCACGCAGACGGCCGAAGCCGTTGCGCAGTTCATGGAGTTCGACAGCGAAGAGATAGACGCCGTCAAGATCGCGTTGATCGAGGCCTGCATAAACGCTTTCGAGCATTCCCGCAGCTCCGAGGGCAAGGTGTACATCAAGTTCGTGATGAACCCCGGCGACCTCAAGGTGGTGATCCAGGACTTCGGTCAGGGCTTCGATCCGGACAACATGACCAAGAGCCCCGGCTGGCGCGGAAACGGGGTCAAGATCATGCGCGGCCTGATGGACGAAGTGGACATCCAGTCCGGACCGGGCGGCACCACCATCACCATGGTCAAGGCTAGAGGGAGCAGAAGTGAATAG